ACGTACCTTTGTATGACAGTTCCAAAGCAGATCCTGCTGCGCCAATTAACGCTTCGGCCGCCAATATGAAATTTGGGGACTACATTGACCTTATCGAAAAAGAGCCAACAGATTTAAGAATTTTCTTATTTGACCCAATAAAACACGCGCCAAAATTATTAGATGATTATGTTTTTCCAAAAGATCTAATGGGAGGATTTTTGGATAAATACCCCAACATGTTTTTTGGAGGAAAAGGTTCTGTAACTTTTTTACATTATGATATCGATATGGCGCATATCTTCCACACGCATTTTAATGGAAGAAAGCACATCTTGCTTTTCGATTACAAGTGGAAAGATAGATTGTATCAAATTCCATATGCGACTTACGCCTTGGAAGATTATGATATCGAAAATCCAGATTTCAAAAACTTCCCAGCACTAGACGGTGTAGAAGGCATAGAATGTTATCTTGAGCATGGTGACACATTGTTTATGCCGACAGGTTGGTGGCATTGGATGAAATATCTAGATGGCAGTTTCTCCATTTCTTTAAGAGCTTGGGATAAAAGTTGGGGGGTGAAAGCGCACAGCCTTTGGAATCTTACTGTACAAAGAAGTTTTGACAATTTTATGAAGAAAAATTTCAAAGTAAAATACATGACTTGGAAAGAGAAAAAAGCTGTGGAAAGAGCGAACATCGCTTTGAAAAGAGGTTTACCGAAAAAATAAGATTAAAGATTGATAAAATAGCAACTCCCAATTAATTTTAATTGGGAGTTGCTATTTTTATGTTTTAAAAACTGAGGTTAAACGACTCCTTGAGCTAGCATTGCCTCGGCAACTTTTACGAAACCAGCAATGTTTGCACCTTTTACGTAATTGACGTAGCCATCAGCTTCTTTACCATAATCTCGACAAG
This genomic stretch from Chryseobacterium sp. POL2 harbors:
- a CDS encoding cupin-like domain-containing protein, with translation MGIILKPIDVVEDITKEDFEEKYLKPRKPVVIKNMAKNWAAYKKWTMDYMKQAVGDVDVPLYDSSKADPAAPINASAANMKFGDYIDLIEKEPTDLRIFLFDPIKHAPKLLDDYVFPKDLMGGFLDKYPNMFFGGKGSVTFLHYDIDMAHIFHTHFNGRKHILLFDYKWKDRLYQIPYATYALEDYDIENPDFKNFPALDGVEGIECYLEHGDTLFMPTGWWHWMKYLDGSFSISLRAWDKSWGVKAHSLWNLTVQRSFDNFMKKNFKVKYMTWKEKKAVERANIALKRGLPKK